From the genome of Vicia villosa cultivar HV-30 ecotype Madison, WI linkage group LG2, Vvil1.0, whole genome shotgun sequence, one region includes:
- the LOC131653950 gene encoding dolichol-phosphate mannosyltransferase subunit 1 isoform X2, whose protein sequence is MDEQHQNQNQKNKYSIIVPTYNERLNISLILYLIFKHLSDVDFEVIVVDDGSPDGTQDVVKQLQQVYGEDRILLRARPKKMGLGTAYIHGLKHASGNFVVIMDADLSHHPKYLPGFIRKQLETSADIVTGTRYVKDGGVHGWNLMRKLTSRGANVLAQTLLWPGVSDLTGSFRLYRKSALEDIISCCVSKGYVFQMEMIVRASRKGYHIEEVQLLNSGTYGSNHIC, encoded by the exons ATGGATGAGCagcatcagaatcagaatcagaaaaaCAAATACAGTATAATTGTTCCTACCTATAATGAACGACTCAACATCAGTCTCATTCTTTACCTTATATTCAAGCACCTTTC AGATGTTGATTTTGAAGTTATTGTTGTGGATGATGGAAGTCCTGATGGTACTCAAGATGTTGTAAAACAACTGCAGCAGGTCTATGGAGAAGATCGGATT TTGTTGAGAGCCAGACCTAAGAAGATGGGTTTAG GAACGGCTTATATTCATGGCTTGAAGCATGCGTCTGGAAATTTTGTTGTCATTATGGATGCTGATCTATCACACCAT CCAAAATATTTGCCTGGCTTCATTAG AAAGCAGTTGGAAACTAGTGCTGATATAGTCACTGGGACTCGTTATGTTAAAGATGGTGGTGTGCATGGATGGAATCTTATGCGGAAACTAACAAGCAGAGGAGCTAATGTTCTTGCACAAACACTTTTATGGCCCGGTGTGTCAGATTTGACAGGGTCTTTTCG ACTTTATAGGAAATCAGCGCTCGAAGATATCATTAGTTGCTGCGTTAGTAAGGGATACGTCTTTCAAATGGAGATGATAGTACGGGCATCTAGAAAAGGGTACCATATTGAAGAGGTGCAATTGCTTAATTCGGGAACTTACG
- the LOC131653951 gene encoding uncharacterized protein LOC131653951 produces MKEGKLNHQLQHQNGHLSPFKFAKLLDPEASWDKDQLGDVLHWIRQAMGLIFGLLWGAFPVVGGFWFILFLVLSSGIIYGYYSVILKVDEEEFGGHGSLLQEGLFASTTLFLLSWILVYSLAHF; encoded by the exons ATGAAAGAGGGTAAACTAAATCATCAACTTCAGCACCAGAACGGTCATCTTTCTCCTTTCAAATTCGCCAAATTGCTCGATCCAGAAGCTTCATGGGACAAG GATCAACTTGGTGATGTATTGCATTGGATTCGACAAGCAATGGGCCTTATATTCGGATTACTTTGGGGCGCCTTTCCAGTGGTGGGAGGATTTTGGTTTATCCT CTTTTTAGTTTTGTCCTCCGGGATCATATATGGTTATTATTCAGTAATATTGAAGGTTGACGAAGAGGAATTTGGAGGCCACGGATCTCTCCTCCAAGAGGGGCTTTTTGCTTCTACAACTCTATTCCTG CTTTCCTGGATTCTAGTCTACAGTTTAGCACACTTCTGA
- the LOC131653952 gene encoding telomere repeat-binding protein 2-like has translation MVAQKRIDYGFVGYQVPTKPRAARSTRKRDTFQTRVENNQMCAIDLLATVASGTLLHEKHNPITSSDELLKKDQRGFVKEESQDANKPFKAELPDEASCEKRLQHGFVKEGCLDMNKPLKAEFSDEGSSDRKCISTLSLQEFDLNSGLKESPRPEIDGRSCIASVLTSSSGSERLVTDTLVDVKSHSEMKNITSKVELGSSEFPDCSDCNLDVDVSIVKDELRKSEMPIGIETGTRCFKDPIDDKPPTLVVSGGNAKLSGHNDSIPRSSLLKGCDNVSVVSRDDDENKSGCAHPSSKTKAFRPKTCIGDQRIRKRLASKYRKVARESKHDTLSNNVLDRNFNTVYNGRKNSYSHQISQMNIPFKKRKIFDCSSTSNSNGNIRSGRTFYSTKNDINQGVSCSSARMRKDPGKSSLEAYHHRSALKSRDSHVKLRIKSFRVPELFIEIPETATVASLKKAVMEAVTTLLRGGLRVGMILHGKKLRDDSKTLLQTGISHDNELDALGFTLEPNASQSLPLTCAKDSLNVPNGDTPLSIIGHPSSPAVVLPIQRIQGFSDTDHQVATLGNIVESDNDSAPSPINTSGGKKLSDSKELVTIPEMGSAGLDILPVNQSHQKPKRTEISQRRRIRRPFSVAEVEALVEAVERLGTGRWRDVKLRAFDDAKHRTYVDLKDKWKTLVHTARISPQQRRGEPVPQELLDRVLTAHAYWSQQQLKHHPETCLLL, from the exons ATGGTGGCGCAGAAGAGGATAGATTATGGATTTGTTGGCTATCAGGTGCCAACAAAGCCGCGTGCCGCACGATCAACTAGG AAGAGGGATACATTTCAAACAAGGGTGGAAAACAATCAAATGTGCGCGATTGACTTATTGGCCACCGTAGCATCCGGAACTTTATTGCATGAGAAACATAATCCAATCACGTCTAGTGATGAATTATTGAAAAAAGATCAGCGaggatttgttaaagaagaatcCCAAGATGCAAATAAACCATTCAAAGCCGAGCTTCCTGATGAAGCAAGTTGTGAGAAAAGGCTTCAACATGGATTCGTTAAGGAAGGGTGCTTGGATATGAACAAGCCGTTAAAAGCCGAGTTTTCTGATGAGGGAAGTAGTGACAGGAAATGTATCTCTACTCTTTCTTTACAGGAGTTTGATCTAAATTCTGGTTTGAAGGAAAGTCCGCGTCCTGAAATTGACGGTCGTTCATGCATTGCTTCTGTATTAACAAGTTCTAGTGGCTCGGAGAGGTTGGTTACCGACACTTTGGTGGATGTTAAAAGCCATagtgaaatgaaaaatataacTAGCAAAGTTGAGTTAGGATCCTCTGAATTTCCAGATTGTAGTGATTGCAACTTAGATGTTGATGTAAGTATAGTAAAGGACGAGCTCCGAAAATCTGAGATGCCAATCGGTATTGAGACGGGAACGCGCTGTTTTAAGGATCCAATAGATGATAAACCTCCGACGCTGGTCGTTTCAGGTGGAAATGCTAAGTTGTCAGGGCACAACGATAGCATACCTCGTAGCTCGTTGTTAAAAGGTTGTGACAATGTATCAGTAGTTAGTAGAGATGATGACGAAAACAAATCAGGGTGTGCTCACCCTAGTTCAAAAACTAAGGCCTTTAGGCCGAAGACTTGTATAGGTGATCAAAGAATAAGGAAAAGGTTGGCTTCTAAATATCGGAAAGTTGCTCGAGAATCAAAGCATGATACACTTTCTAACAATG TTTTGGATAGAAATTTCAACACAGTTTACAATGGTAGGAAGAACAGTTATAGTCACCAAATATCTCAAATGAATATTCCTTTCAAAAAGAGGAAGATTTTTGACTGCAGCTCCACTTCAAATTCTAATGGAAATATCAGAAGTGGCCGCACTTTTTATTCAACTAAGAACGACATCAATCAAGGAGTTTCTTGTTCATCAGCTCGGATGCGCAAAG ATCCTGGAAAGTCATCCTTGGAAGCATATCATCATCGTTCTGCTTTAAAATCTAGAGATTCTCATG TGAAGCTTAGGATCAAATCATTTAGAGTGCCAGAGCTTTTTATTGAGATTCCAGAAACTGCAACCGTCGCTTCCTTGAAG AAAGCAGTAATGGAGGCAGTGACTACTCTACTTCGAGGTGGATTGCGTGTTGGTATGATTCTCCATGGAAAGAAACTTAGAGATGACAGTAAAACTCTCCTTCAGACCGGAATTTCTCATGATAACGAGCTGGATGCTTTAGGATTCACCTTGGAGCCTAATGCTTCTCAAAGCCTACCACTCACATGTGCTAAAGATTCTCTTAATGTTCCCAATGGAGACACGCCTCTATCTATAATAGG GCATCCTTCGAGTCCAGCTGTAGTTCTTCCGATTCAAAGGATTCAAGGTTTCTCTGACACCGACCATCAAGTAGCGACTTTAGGTAACATTGTTGAAAGTGATAATGATTCAGCACCTTCTCCTATCAATACGTCAGGTGGAAAAAAACTGTCAGATTCCAAAGAACTTGTTACTATTCCTGAAATGGGATCGGCGGGACTAGATATACTTCCAGTGAACCAGAGTCACCAGAAGCCAAAGCGAACTGAGATCTCGCAACGCCGACGAATTCGTAGACCCTTTTCTGTTGCTGAAGTGGAGGCACTGGTTGAAGCAGTCGAGAGACTCGGAACTGGAAG GTGGCGTGATGTTAAACTCCGCGCGTTTGATGATGCAAAGCATAGG
- the LOC131653949 gene encoding uncharacterized protein LOC131653949, with protein MNMLASTSSNTALGGWTVLQLSKIKTNRTVSSSSISLRISATCDDRPHGPSCIYVGPLQTATKETLEALYSQARDAYYRGEPLILDDMFDRVELKLKWYGSKSVVKYPRCSIRRQSTYADAEEDLSMVFTLASTWTLFFAIGSSACIGPIFYTISLAHQNAFNSGLYGSRGSELGFLFMVNTIIFMALGFVIGYPVASASVKVLQGLWRNDLAALKGSCPNCAEEVFAFVKTDNANSPHRAKCHVCECLLEFRTEIEQSTSRFGRQWVYGRIYLVRKSRRQREL; from the exons ATGAATATGTTGGCAAGCACGAGCAGCAACACCGCTTTGGGTGGATGGACGGTGCTACAATTATCCAAAATCAAAACCAACCGcactgtttcttcttcttcaatctctCTTCGGATCTCTGCAACCTGCGACGACCGTCCTCATGGTCCATCTTGTATATATGTCGGTCCTCTTCAAACCGCCACCAAAGAGACCCTTGAAGCTCTTTATTCTCAG GCAAGAGATGCATATTACAGAGGAGAGCCTTTGATACTTGATGACATGTTTGATAGAGTTGAG TTGAAGCTTAAGTGGTATGGTTCAAAATCAGTTGTGAAGTATCCTCGATGCAGTATCAGGAGGCAATCAACTTATGCTGATGCTGAG GAAGATCTATCTATGGTTTTTACATTGGCGAGTACATGGACTCTCTTTTTTGCAATTGGTAGCTCAGCTTGTATTGGACCAATATTTTACACCATCAGCTTGGCTCATCAAAATGCATTTAACTCAGGATTATATGGTAGCCGAGGATCAGAACTAGGGTTTCTTTTCATGGTGAATACCATTATCTTCATGGCACTCGGTTTTGTCATAGGATATCCAGTTGCTTCAGCTTCAG TTAAAGTTCTTCAAGGCTTATGGAGGAACGACTTGGCAGCACTAAAGGGTTCGTGTCCAAATTGTGCAGAAGAG GTATTTGCATTTGTAAAAACAGACAACGCTAACTCACCTCATAGAGCAAAGTGCCATGTGTGTGAATGCCTATTGGAATTTCGCACTGAAATCGAG CAATCAACTTCAAGATTTGGTAGACAATGGGTTTATGGGCGGATTTACCTTGTGCGCAAATCCAGACGCCAAAGGGAGCTGTAA